Genomic DNA from Klebsiella variicola:
AGGTGCTCCAGGGTATCGAAGCGGATTATGACGCTCCACAGATTCTGCCCTGCGGCGGGCCGGATCACATTCGCGCCGAGATGGCCGGGAAACTCGGCCGCAATGGGCATAATTTTACCGAGCCACTCCTCGTAGCGCTGGCCGTGTTGCGGATCGAGCAGATGGCTGATGACTAGGGTCACCGATTTTTGCTGCGCCATAGAGAGTTCCTTGCTTCAGGGGAATGGCGGGATTGTTCCCGCCATTAGCCACAGATGACCATACACAACATCATTCATGCTACGTCGAGGCGGCAAGCCGGCACGTCCCCCTGAGCGGAGATAAGTCAGCGACCGGGGACGGGTAAACGCAGCCGAAGATCAGGCAGCCTGAAGGATGAAGTGATTTACGCTTTACGCTCCGGCGCGCCATGCACCATGGTATAAGCGTAATCCACGCCCATCCCGTAGGCGCCGCTGTGTTCGCGTACGAGGTCCATCACCGCATCGTAGGTCGCTTTGCGCGACCAGTCGCGCTGGTACTCCAGCAGCACCTGTTGCCAGGTCACCGGCACCGCCCCCGCCTGCACCATCCGATCAATAGACCGCTCATGGGCGTCGACAGAGGTGCCGCCGGAGGTATCCGTCACCACATAGACCTCGTAGCCCGCCTCCAGCGCCATCAACGCCGGGAAGGTCAGGCAGACTTCGGTCCACAGGGCGGAAATCACCAGCTTTTTACGGCCGGTCGCTTTCACCGCCGCCACAAACGCGTCGTCTTCCCAGGAGTTCATTGAGGTACGTTCAATCGGCTTGACGTCAGGATGCACGGCCAATAATTCCGGCCAGATATAACCGCTGAAGCTTTTGGTCTCTACGGAGGTATAAATCACCGGCACATTAAAAATTTTGCCCGCTTTCGCCAGCGCCACGGTGTTATTTTTCAGGGTCTGGCGATCGATATTCGCCACGCCAAATGACATCTGCGGCTGGTGGTCAATAAAGATAAGTGCGGAATTAGTGGGATCGAGCAGTTCACGAATAGACATTAAATACCTTCTTAATCAATTAGTTAAAAAGATGACATGATGGTTAATGCGTCGTGTGGATCCTGACTGATAAAGCATGGTGAGTATAGCCAGTTATTTCTAACAAGTTATTAAAGTTTTTTTGTGGTTTATTTTTTGCCCGTAGCAAGGATTTGCTCGCATCCGCATTAATCAAATTTTTACGCCAAACTGTTCTGATTTATTCACTGGCATTGATTATTGTGCTTAGGTACAACAAGGGAAAATAAATTAATGGATAGCTCCCCCATGCGTGTGAATTTTGATGTACTCATGATCCTTGATGCCCTGGACAGACACGGGTCCTTCGCCACCGCCGCGGAGTCGCTGTATAAAACCCCCGCCGCCCTGAGCTATATGATCCAGAAGCTGGAGAGCGATCTGGATATTGTGCTGTTGGATCGCTCTGGCCACCGGGCGAAGTTTACCGATACCGGTAGGCTGATGCTGGAGAAGGGACGGCAGCTGTTGAGCGCCGCCAGAGATCTGGAAAAGCAGGCGCAGCAGCTGAGCGCGGGCTGGGAGCGAGAGCTGGCGATCGCTCTCGATGCTTCGTTTCCCTTTTCTGCCCTGCTACCGCTGATCGCCGAATTTTATGCGCAAAACCCGCAGACGCGGCTGAACTTCAGTCATCACACCCTCGCCGGTTCGTGGGAAGAGCTGACCCACCATGGCGCGGATATTATCCTCGGCGCCATCAATGAACCCCCGACCTCTGCAGAGTGGTCATGGCAAACCCTCGGCGCACTGGATAATATTT
This window encodes:
- a CDS encoding LysR substrate-binding domain-containing protein, with translation MRVNFDVLMILDALDRHGSFATAAESLYKTPAALSYMIQKLESDLDIVLLDRSGHRAKFTDTGRLMLEKGRQLLSAARDLEKQAQQLSAGWERELAIALDASFPFSALLPLIAEFYAQNPQTRLNFSHHTLAGSWEELTHHGADIILGAINEPPTSAEWSWQTLGALDNIFVVAPAHPLAQAKEPLTNKQLSQHRAIVIRDSARYCHPLNSNLLDEQPQIGVDDFASKVELLCAGLGCGFLPRHIARPWLEKGSLVEKSVACWREKDITYMAWRSGNDGLAQRWWREALLRGDLLSQLYR
- a CDS encoding hydrolase, coding for MSIRELLDPTNSALIFIDHQPQMSFGVANIDRQTLKNNTVALAKAGKIFNVPVIYTSVETKSFSGYIWPELLAVHPDVKPIERTSMNSWEDDAFVAAVKATGRKKLVISALWTEVCLTFPALMALEAGYEVYVVTDTSGGTSVDAHERSIDRMVQAGAVPVTWQQVLLEYQRDWSRKATYDAVMDLVREHSGAYGMGVDYAYTMVHGAPERKA